The genomic interval CGAACCTGCCTTGCCACAAAGCTTGCCTTGGCGCCTCAGGTTCAACGCCATCCTGGTGCGCTACCCGCTGCTGAGCCACTTGCTGTTGGCCTTGCTGTGGCTGGGCATGTGGCGTGCTTCGGCGCTGCTGGAATACGCCCCCCACGCCAGTATCTGGTTCCCCCCGGCCGGGGTCAGCTTTGCCGCCTTGCTGCTGGTAGGCCGGCGCGCCCTGCCCTCCTTATGGGTTTGCGGCCTTATAAGCACTTTTTGGGAGAACAGCCTTTACCAGAGCCAGCACCCCTGGCCTGTGCTGGTTAGCGCCGGGGTGCTGTTCGCCTTGGCCCACAGCCTGTCCTACTGGCTGGGTGCCGCCTTTATCCAACTGCTGGCCAAAAAGGCCCTGCGCCACAACCTGCCGAAAATCATCCTGACCTTCCTGCTGGTGGGGCCCATGGCGGCGCTGCTGGCCACCGCCTTCGGTACCCAGGCCCTGGCCCTGGGTGGCGTTATGCCAGAAGCGGCAGCCCGCAACATCTGGCTGGCCTGGTGGATAGGGGACCTTATCGGCGTGGTGGTGCTGACCCCGCTCTTTGTCAGCCTGGTGGCCCAGATCTACCCCAAAAGCGGGGCCTGGCTCAGTGACGTGGGGCTGCGCCAGGAAGGGGGGCCCCTGTACGGCTACCTGACCAAGCTGCTGCTGAGCGCCCTGCTGCTGACCCTGGCCATGGTATTGACCGCCCAATTTCACTACCAGGAAGTGGCCTTCTCGGTGTTCTTTCTCTGTATTCCCCAGATGTGGATCGTCTACACCGAAAATCCCCTGCGCGGCGGCCTGAGCCTGGCCATCCTCAGCACCCTCACCGCCCTTTGGATAAAACTGATGGGCCTGTCAGAACATGCCCTTATCTACCAGTTCGCCATCAATGTGCTGGCCGCCAGCACCTATTTTGGCCTGACCGTGCCGGTACTGGTGTCCCACAACGTGCGGCTGCGGGAGCTGGCCCTGGAGGACAACCTCACCAAGGTGGCCTCCCGTAACCACTTTTTCGACCAGGCCCAGCAGGAGCTGCAAAGGGCGGCCCATTACCGCCAGCCCATCGCCCTGGTGGTGTTCGACATAGACCACTTCAAGGACATCAACGACAGCCTGGGCCACAGTGCCGGCGACAGCGCCCTGCGCCAGGTGGCCAAGGCCGCCCGCCAGCAGCTGCGCCAGGCCGATCTGCTGGGGCGCTTTGGTGGCGACGAATTCTTACTGTTGCTGCCAGGCAGCAACCTGGCAGAGGCGCAAGTGGCGGCCCATAGGCTGCGCCGGGCTTTGCAGGGGATCCGTGTCAAAGGCCCGGAACAGCCCCTTTCCGGCAGCTTCGGAGTGGTGGAAGTGGCCGAGGACGAAGATATCTTCGCCGCCTTCGACCGGGCCGACGGCCTACTGCTGGAAGCCAAACGCCTGGGCCGCAACCGAGTACAAGCCAGCCCGGCGGCCTAGGGCCCTTACCTCAAATAGGCCGCCAGGGCCGGCAGCTGCTGGCGGATGGCCGCCACCGCCTGATCGCTCATGCGTTGGGCCCCCTGTGGGCTGAAGTGGGTGTTGTCCTCCACCCCCTGGGGGTAGTTGGGGTTTTGCCCCGGTGCCAACTGCAAAAAGAGGGCCCGGGACGGCTCGGCCCCCAAGCTCACCAGCACCGCTTCGCTGCGCCTGTGCATATCCAACAGCGGCACCTGTTTATCCATGGCCACCCCCCTGGTGATGGCCGGGTAAACCCCGTGCACGTCATAGAATTGGCCTTTGTCGTCGAAGCGGCGGCGCATCACCGGGGTCAGCAGTACCGGTTTGGCGCCCTTGGCCCTGACATCCGCCACGAAGCGCTCAAGGTTTTGCCGAAAAGCGTCCGGCGGCGTGTACCTGTCCACCTTTTCCTTGGACTGGTCGTTATGGCCGAACTGGATAAAGACCCAATCGCCCGGCACCAGGGCATCCACCAGGGCCTGCCAGCGCCCCTCTTCGATAAAGGTGCGGGTGGAGCGGCCATTCTTGGCCAGATTCACCACCTGCAGTTGCGGCTTGAAGGCCTGTTGCAGCCGCTCCCCCCAGCCGGTTTCCGGGCGCTTTTCGGGGAGCTTTTCGGCCAGGGTCGAATCGCCGGCAAGATATAGGTGCTGGGGCACCAGAGACGTGCTGGCGCAGCCAAATAGCCACAGGGCACTGAACAGGATAAGGGCTTTTTTCATCGGGGTTACCTCTGCCTTTTTGCCCACCATACGCCAGCGCCAAACCACCTTTTGGGCAAAAAGGGGAAAATTCCATA from Gallaecimonas xiamenensis 3-C-1 carries:
- a CDS encoding sensor domain-containing diguanylate cyclase, with protein sequence MQKPYPPEPALPQSLPWRLRFNAILVRYPLLSHLLLALLWLGMWRASALLEYAPHASIWFPPAGVSFAALLLVGRRALPSLWVCGLISTFWENSLYQSQHPWPVLVSAGVLFALAHSLSYWLGAAFIQLLAKKALRHNLPKIILTFLLVGPMAALLATAFGTQALALGGVMPEAAARNIWLAWWIGDLIGVVVLTPLFVSLVAQIYPKSGAWLSDVGLRQEGGPLYGYLTKLLLSALLLTLAMVLTAQFHYQEVAFSVFFLCIPQMWIVYTENPLRGGLSLAILSTLTALWIKLMGLSEHALIYQFAINVLAASTYFGLTVPVLVSHNVRLRELALEDNLTKVASRNHFFDQAQQELQRAAHYRQPIALVVFDIDHFKDINDSLGHSAGDSALRQVAKAARQQLRQADLLGRFGGDEFLLLLPGSNLAEAQVAAHRLRRALQGIRVKGPEQPLSGSFGVVEVAEDEDIFAAFDRADGLLLEAKRLGRNRVQASPAA
- a CDS encoding rhamnogalacturonan acetylesterase, with the protein product MKKALILFSALWLFGCASTSLVPQHLYLAGDSTLAEKLPEKRPETGWGERLQQAFKPQLQVVNLAKNGRSTRTFIEEGRWQALVDALVPGDWVFIQFGHNDQSKEKVDRYTPPDAFRQNLERFVADVRAKGAKPVLLTPVMRRRFDDKGQFYDVHGVYPAITRGVAMDKQVPLLDMHRRSEAVLVSLGAEPSRALFLQLAPGQNPNYPQGVEDNTHFSPQGAQRMSDQAVAAIRQQLPALAAYLR